The DNA window GTCCATCCGAGCGGTGATAGCCGAGAAAGGTTCGGTCGCGCCATTTCGTTACATCGGGCGGCGACCACTGAAAATCAAAAGTCTTTTCGTGAAACTCAGCCGCCTGATGACGGGTGTTTTCGGTAGTGATGGCTTCGCCTTGGCGAATCGGTTTTATCGCTTTACCGACCAGCACGCCATACATGGTAATCGGTTCGCCGATGTTTAAATCCGCAGTTGCGAATTTATGTTTGGCGGAAATGCTGGTGATTAAATTGACCTGTGTGCCGTTTAAAGAAACTCCGTAGCCTGCGGGCAAATCGGTCAAGGCGACCAGCACATTATCTTGCGGGTGAATTTTTAAAACAGTTTGTCTGATTGGCACATCCATGCAGAAATGCAAAATAGCACTTTGCAACAGTCACCACAAATGAAAGTTTTATTCGATAAATAAACCTGATAATTTTGCGGCGAGTGACTATCTGTGCAGTTTGCGATTGCCATTGCACAGGACTGGTTGAAGAAACCCTCTTTGACCGCGTTTATGAAATACTCTCACAACTAAAATGAAGTGATGAGGCGAAACCTGAAAAATCTCAAGAGAGTGAGCTATACTCCTTGACCATGAAAATCTCAGACATCCCCAAACAACGACTTCATAACCAACACCTCGCCATCACAAAATTTAAAAAGCCGGGTGACGTGGTTGCCTGGCTTGGCGCGGTGCAGGCGCAGGATTTTCCCGGCTCATTATGGGCAATCGGTCTGCGTACACAAAATGCCCTTGAAGCCGATATTCACAAAGCGATTGCTGAGCGAAGTATCGTGCGCACCTGGCCGATGCGCGGCACCTTGCATTTTGTCGCGGCAACCGATGCCCACTGGATGCTCAAACTTTTAGCTTCGCGGGTGATTGCCGGTATCAAAAGGCGAAGCCAACAGATGGAACTCACAGAAGCTGACATTATCCGCAGTGAAAAAATACTGGTTCGCGCGCTTGAAGGCGGCAACCAACTGACACGCGGCGCGATGTATAAGCTTTTAGAAAACGCCGGGATTTCAACGACCAACAGTCGCGGGTTGCATATTCTTGGAAGACTTGCGCATGAACGACTCATCTGTTTCGGCGCACGCGAAGGCAAGCAACCGACCTTTGTTTTGCTCGATGAATGGGTTCCCGCGCCAAAGCATTTAGAACGCGATGAAGCGTTAGCAGAACTCGCGCGGCGTTATTTCACCAGTCACGCGCCCGCAACCTTGCAGGATTTTGTCTGGTGGTCTGGACTAACGATGACCGATGCGCGAACGGCGATTGATTTGGCGAAAGCTTTTCTGGTGCAGGAAAACCTTGCTGACGTGACCTATTGGATGCCTTCGTCTATGCCTTCCGCAAAGCTTGAAAAATCCATAGCCTTTTTGTTGCCGCCGTTTGATGAATACACGGTTGCTTATAAAGACCGCAGCGCCGTGCTCGACCCGATGTATGCAAATTTCTTACATAACGGCAACGGCATCTTCAGCCCCATCATTGTGATTAACGGGCAAGTGGTCGGTATTTGGAAGCGCACAGTGAAAAAAGAGAAACTGATTATTCAATCCACGCCGTTCACAAAATTCAGCAAAGCGCAAACTCGCAGCATTCGCGATGCCGCAAATCGTTATGGCGAATTTATAAAAATGCCGGTTGTTGTAGATTGATTGTAGGGCTTATCCCTGCATTGACCTGAATCGCCTTTTGCCAAAATAAAAATCGGGTGAGATTTGTCCCACCCGATTTTTTAATTCACCGATGCTGATGCAACCTTAAAACAACAACTTCAAGCCGAACTGAATGCGGCGCGGCGCTTGCGCCGAAAGAATTTTGCCAAACGTCGGTGAGCCTAAGAAATTATCCGGCAAATCGAAATTCGCATGATTGAACAGATTGAAAAACTCGGCGCGAAATTGCAGATTCACATCCTCTTTCAATCGGGTGTTTTTAATGAGCGAAACATTGAAATTCTGATAGCCGGGACCTTCCAGAATATTTCTGCCCGCATCACCGAACGAACCGAATGCCGGGAAAGCAAACGCCGAGGTGTTGAACCATTGGTCAGGGGTTTGATTGCCAACACTCGGATTGCCGACAACATTCGGACGGTCGTTTGCGCCAAACCCTAAACCTGAACGCCCGGTGTTGCTGTTATCAATGTCCGAAAGAATTGCGACCGTAAACGGTCTGCCGGTTTGCAGTGTGACAATGCCAAGCGTTTGCCAACCTGAAACCAGATGCGTCAGCCATCCGTTATCGCCCAACACGCTATGCCCATTGCCAAACGGCAAATCATACGAATAGCTGAGCGAGAAACGATGCGCGACATCAAAGCTCGAACGCGCCCGTTCCAGACTCACATTGTTGCTGTCTTGCGGAAAATTCGGGTCGCCGGCGCTCGTAAAAAATCCCGAGGCGTCATCAATCGAACGCGACCAGGTATAAGCGGTAAGCACCGATAATCCCGCGCTCAGGCGTTGTTGAAAGCGCGTCTGCAAAGCGTTGTAATTGGAATTCGCACGCGATTCCAGAATGTTAATATCAGCAAATTGCGGCAGCGGTCGGAAGTTGAACGGCGAAGGACTTGCCGCCGGTTGATTGATGTCCCGCGCAGTAATGAGTTTCGTGCCCTTTGACCCGACATAAGCAATTTCGAGAACGCGGCTCTTGCCGAGTTGCTGTTGCACATTCAAATTCCATTGTTGCGTGTAAGGGGTTCGCAAATCGCGTTGATAAGTGAATGCCGATTGCGGCGAAGGAATCGGGAAGTTTGCCGGGAACGGGTCGTTCAATGTCAGCAATACATTCGGCAAAAAGGTGAAATAGGTATTGAGTTGATAATAGGGCGAGTTGAAATAAATCAATTCACCGGGCGCAAGCGACGATTGGTCGTAATAAAATCCGTAACCGCCACGAACCACCGTGCTCTCTTTAACCGTCCAGGCAAACCCCAGGCGCGGCGCGAAATTGTTTTTATCAGCTTCGTAACCGCTTCGCGGAATGCCGTTGGTTCCGACAGCAACGAATGAGCGCGTCGCCGGATCGTAAATCGAAGCGCGGTCGTCGGCATCAACCGAAGGCGAATTGTATTCGTAACGCAGCCCTGCGGTGAGCGAGAAATTAGGCGAGACGCGCCAGTTATCATTCACATAAAAATTGTAGCTGTGATTTCTCAGGCGCTGCGGATTATCGACGCGCGCAATCGTCGTGAATGCCGGAAGCCCCAACAGCAAATCGGCAAGCGCGTTACCCGTGAACGCCTGATCAATGAAGCCGATGAGTCCGCGTGAGAGCACATCGCGAAAAGCGTTTTGCTGTGTAGCGCGATAATCGAAGCCGAATTTAAACAGGTGAGCGCCTTTGGTATACGAAGCATTATCGGCAAATTGATAAACCGTTGTGGTGCTGTCTTGCGGGTTGTTGAATTCATGACCGAGCGGCGAAAATCCTGCGATGCGAATCGCCGTTAAACCGAAATCGCGCGGATTGGTTGAAATATCCGGCAAGCCGACCAATTTGTTCACGCTGGTTCCGGCGTTTTCCTGAAAGACCGTTGAAGCGATGCGGCTTACAGCAAATCGCGCTTCATTGATGAATTTATTGGTGAAGATATGGGTTTCACTAAGCAGCAAATTTTGCCCGCGTCTGGTGACATCGTTGCCGTAACCGGGAATCGTTGAAAAGCCCGTGCCCGCGAAGGGTTCAAAGAAATCGCGGTCGGCAAAGCTATAACGAAAAGCCAGCGTTGACGCATCGTTGAACCGATGGTCGGCGCGAACATCGAATTGATGGTTTTTATCGCGCGCAATCGGCGACGAAACGAAGTTGGCAAGCGGCGTGTTGCGGTTCGGTAACGGATAGAGCTTGGCTATCGCCTGCCCGATAGGATTAATAAAAAATCCGGGAATCTGGTTTCCGGGAAACGGTTGCTGGGTGAACGGGTCGCGCGGTTTATTAAACAGCGACTGCGAAAAATCGCCGTTGCGTTCAGCAAGTGTCGGCACATTGGTGACGCGGGTTAGCCCTTCGCGAATGCGCGTGCCTTCGTAATCCGCGAAGAAAAATGTTCGGTCTTTGCGAACGGGACCACCGAATGAACCGCCGAATTGATTGCGGCTGTATTTCGGAGCCGCTTCATTGCGCGGCGCAAAAAAATTGCGGGCATCGAGCGCCCCGTTGCGGAAAAATTCATAGACCGTGCCGTGAAAACTATTCGAGCCGGATTGGGTGACGACATTGATTTGTCCGCCGACATTGCGACCAAACGAAGCGTCATAGCTGTTGGTCAAGACTTCAAATTCGCGAATCGCGTCAACCGCGGGTTTTACGGCAAAGGTGTTAAGTTTGGGGTCAACGTTGAATGCGCCGTCGAGCAGGAAATAATTGGAATCTTCGCGTGAGCCGTTAATCGAGAAGGCGAAATCGCCGCGCACCGACCCGGCGGAACCGGGAGCCGCGGGAGCCGCGCCGGGAACCAGTAAGGTAAGTTCCAGAAAGTTGCGCCCATCAAGCGGCAAGTTGGTAACTTGTCGATTTTCAATCACTGTACCGAGCGAAGCGGATTCTTTTTTCAACTGCGAGGAACCCTCACGAGAAACATTTTGTTCCACCTGTGCAGCGCCGACTTTCAGATTCAGGTTTAAGCGAAGCTCTTGATTGACATTCAATAGAACTTCTTCTTGATACTTGGTGAATCCACTCGATTGTGCAGAAATTTCATAAACTCCCGGCAAGAGTTGCGAAATCGCATATTCACCTTCATCGTTGGCGGTTGTCGTTCTGACTTCGCCAGTCGCTTTATTGGTCAATTTAATTTCCGCTTTTGCAATTCGCGCGCCTTGTGGGTCAGTCACGGTTCCGCGAATCGTCGCTTTTGCAGTTTGCGCATAGAGTGGGACATTCAAAAACAGCATGGAAAGCATGAGCGCAAAAATAATTTTAGATTTCACTGTAATATTTTTCTCCTCAGAAAATTTGCCTGAAAGTATTACGGCTGGTGAATAAAGGTTGTTCATTAACCTATCAGAAGGCTGAAAGAATTTGCAACAAGTAGGGGTACCTGCCCGAATCGGCTGCTGATGAATCGTCATTTTGCTTTCGCAAAATCCGGGCAAGGCAAGTAAGGGTACTCACTCGCCTTGCCCCTACAATATTTTCAATTACTTCGCCCGCTTCGCTTGCTTGCTCTGGCAATGTTGACACAGTCCGCGAATGATGACTTCGTAAGATTCAACTTCGTGCGGCGTTTGCATCGTCAGTTTGCCGCGCACTTCATCGCTCGGAACATCGAAGATTTTATAACACTGACGACAAACGAAATGGTGGTGCGGCGTGAGGTTGGCATCGTAGCGGGTGATGCCGTCATCCAGACACATCACATCAATCATTCCTGCTTCCGCTAGTGCCGTCACCGCGTTATAGACGGTTGCCCGCGAAGCGCGTGGAAATTGATGGTTGATGGCTTTGAAAATTTCATCCGCCGTCGGATGGTCGTGACTCGCTGCCAGAAACTCTAACACGGCGAAACGTTGCGGCGTGACTTTCAGCCCGCCTTCGCGCATTCGCCCTTCGATGTGTGCCCTGTGTATTGCCGCCATAATTTTTCACTCTAAAAAATCAACCGCAATAGTAGCAAGATTTTTTTTATCATAAAAGCCCTGTACAACCCATCTCAAACTTGACGAAGTATTAGTTTAGACATATTCTAACCCACGCAACTGCCAGCGCAACCTGACCGGCGGTTGTCTTGAAAAATTTTTTTATCTCAATTCACTCTGTTGTCAAACTTACTAGCGCGGTCTGAGACGCTTCAGACCGGAAAGGTATCGCTTATGAGAAGCCAGGCAAAAATCAAAATCTTTGCAGCAAGCATTTTTCTTTCTGCCGCCTTTTTGTTCGCCCTCGATTCAAACGAAGGGCGTGTGGCGGCGGCTGAGGCTCCCAAGTTTGAAGTGAAAGTTCCCAAAGGATTGCCCGCCGACCTGTTCGAGCAATTGATTCCCAAAGACAATCCCATCACCGCTGAGAAAGTCGCGCTCGGCGAAAAACTCTTTTTCGATAAACGGTTGTCGGTTGATAAAACCGTCAGTTGCGCGACCTGTCACGATCCGGCGACCGCCTTTGCTGAAAGCAATATGGTTGGCATCGGTATCGAAATGAAAAAAGGCGCGCGCAATTCGCCGACGATTTTAAACGCCATGTTTAATGAAGCGCAATTCTGGGATGGTCGCGCGCCGTCGCTTGAAGAACAATCCAAACTGCCGATTATCAATCCCATTGAAATGGGCATGAAAGACCATACCATCGTCGTGCAACGCGTGCGTGAAGCCAAAGAGTATGCGCCGCTGTTTGCCGCCGCATTTCCCAACCAACCGATTACCATCGATACCATCGCCAAAGCGATTGCGTCGTT is part of the Acidobacteriota bacterium genome and encodes:
- a CDS encoding Fur family transcriptional regulator, with amino-acid sequence MAAIHRAHIEGRMREGGLKVTPQRFAVLEFLAASHDHPTADEIFKAINHQFPRASRATVYNAVTALAEAGMIDVMCLDDGITRYDANLTPHHHFVCRQCYKIFDVPSDEVRGKLTMQTPHEVESYEVIIRGLCQHCQSKQAKRAK
- a CDS encoding winged helix DNA-binding domain-containing protein, translating into MKISDIPKQRLHNQHLAITKFKKPGDVVAWLGAVQAQDFPGSLWAIGLRTQNALEADIHKAIAERSIVRTWPMRGTLHFVAATDAHWMLKLLASRVIAGIKRRSQQMELTEADIIRSEKILVRALEGGNQLTRGAMYKLLENAGISTTNSRGLHILGRLAHERLICFGAREGKQPTFVLLDEWVPAPKHLERDEALAELARRYFTSHAPATLQDFVWWSGLTMTDARTAIDLAKAFLVQENLADVTYWMPSSMPSAKLEKSIAFLLPPFDEYTVAYKDRSAVLDPMYANFLHNGNGIFSPIIVINGQVVGIWKRTVKKEKLIIQSTPFTKFSKAQTRSIRDAANRYGEFIKMPVVVD
- a CDS encoding carboxypeptidase regulatory-like domain-containing protein, whose product is MKSKIIFALMLSMLFLNVPLYAQTAKATIRGTVTDPQGARIAKAEIKLTNKATGEVRTTTANDEGEYAISQLLPGVYEISAQSSGFTKYQEEVLLNVNQELRLNLNLKVGAAQVEQNVSREGSSQLKKESASLGTVIENRQVTNLPLDGRNFLELTLLVPGAAPAAPGSAGSVRGDFAFSINGSREDSNYFLLDGAFNVDPKLNTFAVKPAVDAIREFEVLTNSYDASFGRNVGGQINVVTQSGSNSFHGTVYEFFRNGALDARNFFAPRNEAAPKYSRNQFGGSFGGPVRKDRTFFFADYEGTRIREGLTRVTNVPTLAERNGDFSQSLFNKPRDPFTQQPFPGNQIPGFFINPIGQAIAKLYPLPNRNTPLANFVSSPIARDKNHQFDVRADHRFNDASTLAFRYSFADRDFFEPFAGTGFSTIPGYGNDVTRRGQNLLLSETHIFTNKFINEARFAVSRIASTVFQENAGTSVNKLVGLPDISTNPRDFGLTAIRIAGFSPLGHEFNNPQDSTTTVYQFADNASYTKGAHLFKFGFDYRATQQNAFRDVLSRGLIGFIDQAFTGNALADLLLGLPAFTTIARVDNPQRLRNHSYNFYVNDNWRVSPNFSLTAGLRYEYNSPSVDADDRASIYDPATRSFVAVGTNGIPRSGYEADKNNFAPRLGFAWTVKESTVVRGGYGFYYDQSSLAPGELIYFNSPYYQLNTYFTFLPNVLLTLNDPFPANFPIPSPQSAFTYQRDLRTPYTQQWNLNVQQQLGKSRVLEIAYVGSKGTKLITARDINQPAASPSPFNFRPLPQFADINILESRANSNYNALQTRFQQRLSAGLSVLTAYTWSRSIDDASGFFTSAGDPNFPQDSNNVSLERARSSFDVAHRFSLSYSYDLPFGNGHSVLGDNGWLTHLVSGWQTLGIVTLQTGRPFTVAILSDIDNSNTGRSGLGFGANDRPNVVGNPSVGNQTPDQWFNTSAFAFPAFGSFGDAGRNILEGPGYQNFNVSLIKNTRLKEDVNLQFRAEFFNLFNHANFDLPDNFLGSPTFGKILSAQAPRRIQFGLKLLF